Proteins co-encoded in one Paracrocinitomix mangrovi genomic window:
- a CDS encoding TlpA disulfide reductase family protein yields MKILKHSWLLLLPLLVQSCGGEEGADGDEDREGIKIEGNLNGGGGQKVTLWSFEEEGQLALDSTIVEDGKFEIWIPSNKMMQYAVQVGTMNTATAPQYNNIIYLFPDETTEKIEISATFPGVGDNYSIKGDIYSADFQTYVEFIRPIYGEIMGYRQQQQVAIDKNEKDLLANKMDSLQRTCKIYAIEYINEKPYSPVAWTMLQEMYPPSGLSNFDSTDLGYFEKVRDAMAEKYPYSVYPSYIDESIQATLAQLEKMKGGGDLAPDLAFQNPDGKTIKLSDLRGKIVLLDFWASWCMPCRMENPNVVRTYEKYKDQGFTVYSVSLDEDKQRWIDAIAKDNLSWPNHVSDLKGWYSDAASIYDVRSIPATFLIDREGRIVGQDLRGKDLEQRLQELL; encoded by the coding sequence ATGAAAATTTTAAAACACAGTTGGTTGTTATTGTTGCCTTTGCTAGTGCAAAGTTGCGGAGGAGAAGAAGGAGCAGATGGAGATGAAGATAGAGAAGGTATCAAGATAGAAGGAAACTTGAACGGTGGAGGAGGTCAAAAAGTAACACTATGGTCTTTTGAAGAAGAAGGACAACTGGCATTGGATTCTACAATTGTTGAAGATGGGAAATTTGAAATTTGGATTCCGTCAAATAAAATGATGCAATATGCTGTGCAAGTTGGTACCATGAATACAGCAACTGCACCGCAATACAACAATATTATCTACTTATTTCCGGATGAAACAACTGAAAAAATTGAGATTTCAGCTACTTTCCCGGGCGTTGGAGATAATTATTCAATTAAAGGTGATATTTATTCTGCCGATTTTCAGACTTACGTAGAGTTTATCCGTCCAATTTATGGAGAGATAATGGGATATCGTCAGCAACAACAGGTTGCTATTGATAAAAACGAAAAAGATTTGTTAGCTAATAAAATGGATTCTTTACAACGTACTTGTAAAATATATGCCATTGAATATATCAACGAAAAGCCTTATTCTCCGGTAGCTTGGACTATGCTTCAAGAAATGTATCCACCTTCAGGATTATCAAATTTTGATTCAACAGATTTAGGATACTTTGAAAAAGTAAGAGATGCCATGGCAGAAAAATATCCTTATTCTGTTTATCCATCTTATATAGATGAAAGTATTCAAGCTACTTTGGCACAATTGGAGAAAATGAAAGGTGGTGGAGATTTAGCACCTGATTTAGCTTTTCAAAATCCTGATGGTAAAACCATTAAGTTGTCAGATTTAAGAGGGAAAATTGTATTGTTAGATTTCTGGGCGTCATGGTGTATGCCGTGTAGAATGGAAAATCCTAATGTGGTTAGAACTTATGAAAAGTATAAAGATCAAGGGTTTACTGTATACTCAGTTTCATTAGATGAAGACAAGCAGAGATGGATAGATGCCATTGCAAAGGACAACCTTTCATGGCCAAATCACGTCTCTGATCTGAAAGGTTGGTACTCTGATGCAGCTAGTATCTATGACGTTCGATCTATCCCTGCAACCTTTTTAATTGATCGTGAAGGAAGAATTGTAGGACAAGATTTAAGAGGAAAAGATTTGGAACAAAGATTGCAGGAACTCCTGTGA
- a CDS encoding GtrA family protein, with translation MSKFMLASVIATLVDIILFTFVLTQFLPVFESELIAGFVGMCINFFIQKKYVFELKRNQVIAFALSISLSLVAILLGGLIVKFLVTFDFFATYLILAKLIVVGIKFFFNFFTKRWVFERKGIKGKGLS, from the coding sequence ATGTCCAAGTTTATGCTTGCTTCTGTGATTGCAACATTGGTTGATATCATCCTTTTTACATTTGTATTAACCCAATTTCTTCCTGTTTTTGAATCAGAATTAATAGCCGGATTTGTTGGAATGTGCATTAACTTTTTCATCCAAAAAAAGTATGTTTTTGAGCTTAAAAGGAATCAAGTAATTGCTTTTGCATTATCCATTAGTTTATCGCTTGTTGCAATATTACTGGGAGGATTGATTGTTAAATTCCTGGTGACCTTTGATTTTTTTGCTACTTATTTAATCCTGGCTAAGTTGATTGTTGTTGGAATTAAATTCTTCTTTAATTTCTTTACTAAAAGATGGGTGTTTGAAAGAAAAGGAATAAAAGGCAAAGGCTTATCCTGA
- a CDS encoding cold-shock protein: MNKGKVKFFNESKGFGFIIDNDTKKEHFVHISGLVDSIEEGDEVQFELVDGKKGLNAVNVKVI, encoded by the coding sequence ATGAATAAAGGAAAAGTAAAGTTCTTTAATGAATCAAAAGGATTTGGATTTATTATCGACAATGACACTAAGAAAGAACATTTTGTTCACATTTCTGGATTAGTTGACTCTATTGAAGAAGGAGACGAAGTTCAATTTGAACTTGTTGATGGGAAAAAAGGACTCAACGCAGTAAACGTGAAAGTGATATAA
- the lpxK gene encoding tetraacyldisaccharide 4'-kinase: MRILRFIFFPFSIIYWLITAVRNLFYNRKIMKSSKFSIPVINVGNLSMGGTGKTPHVEYLIRLLKEDFKTATLSRGFGRKERGFIIADAKASANRIGDEPFQYYKKFKDDIVVSVEANRVLGAMDLFRIHPDINVLLLDDAYQHRSIYAGINILLTDYNHPFYKDFILPVGNLRESRLGKKRADIIIVTKCPSLSDGEKNKIKSKIKPTTHQQLFFSHIKYGDVCKFNGEKINLSGSKVILVTGIANAAPLKSYLESNAEVLHHFNFPDHHTFKESELEEIHNIFDKFAAESPLIVTTEKDAMRLLDKAFEKVIEKYPWCYQQIEIEIDNHQQFDELILKYVKENNPDS, from the coding sequence GTGAGAATTTTGAGATTCATATTTTTCCCTTTTTCCATCATTTACTGGCTCATAACGGCTGTGAGAAATCTATTTTATAATCGAAAGATTATGAAATCAAGCAAATTTTCTATTCCCGTTATCAATGTGGGTAACTTAAGTATGGGTGGTACCGGAAAAACTCCTCACGTTGAATACTTGATAAGATTATTAAAGGAAGATTTTAAAACTGCTACTTTGAGTAGGGGGTTTGGAAGGAAAGAAAGAGGGTTTATTATTGCTGATGCAAAAGCTTCAGCTAATAGAATTGGTGATGAACCCTTCCAGTATTACAAGAAGTTTAAAGATGATATTGTAGTTTCTGTTGAGGCTAATAGAGTGTTAGGAGCCATGGATCTTTTTAGAATTCATCCTGATATCAATGTACTTCTTTTGGATGATGCTTATCAACACCGTAGTATTTATGCGGGAATCAACATCTTATTAACAGATTACAACCATCCATTTTACAAGGATTTTATTTTGCCGGTTGGAAATTTGAGAGAAAGTAGATTAGGTAAGAAAAGGGCTGATATTATCATTGTTACAAAATGTCCTTCATTATCTGATGGTGAGAAAAATAAGATAAAATCAAAGATTAAACCTACAACACATCAGCAACTGTTTTTTTCTCATATCAAATATGGTGATGTATGTAAATTCAACGGAGAAAAGATTAATTTGTCTGGTTCAAAAGTGATACTGGTTACTGGAATTGCCAATGCAGCTCCCTTAAAATCTTACCTTGAATCAAATGCTGAAGTACTACATCATTTTAACTTTCCCGATCATCATACATTTAAGGAGTCCGAGCTTGAAGAGATTCATAATATATTTGATAAATTTGCAGCTGAAAGTCCTTTGATAGTTACAACAGAAAAGGATGCTATGCGCTTATTGGATAAGGCTTTTGAAAAAGTCATTGAAAAGTATCCATGGTGTTATCAGCAAATAGAAATAGAAATTGATAATCATCAGCAATTTGATGAATTGATCTTGAAATATGTTAAAGAAAATAATCCAGACAGTTGA
- a CDS encoding UDP-2,3-diacylglucosamine diphosphatase, with the protein MSTKKIFFASDFHLGAPDKESSLVREKKIVKWLDTIAPEASEIFLLGDVFDFWFEYKRSIPKGFVRLQGKIAELTDAGIKIHWFIGNHDMWIFDYIPEELGVTMHRKEYQTTFGDKKFFIGHGDGLGPGDRGYKFIKKVFRNKFCQWCFARLHPNFGIGLANFSSRKSRAATGQKDDKFYGDKEMLTQFSKSVLENEHFDYFVFGHRHYPMEIDLNEKSKYINLGDWINHFTYAIFDGEKLSLEKFDS; encoded by the coding sequence ATGTCAACAAAAAAGATCTTTTTCGCATCAGACTTTCATCTAGGAGCTCCGGACAAGGAAAGTAGCCTTGTACGAGAAAAAAAGATTGTCAAATGGTTAGATACAATTGCTCCTGAAGCCTCAGAAATTTTTCTGCTAGGAGATGTTTTTGACTTTTGGTTCGAGTATAAAAGATCTATCCCTAAAGGGTTTGTACGTCTTCAAGGTAAAATAGCGGAATTAACAGATGCGGGGATAAAAATTCATTGGTTTATAGGGAATCATGATATGTGGATTTTTGATTATATCCCTGAAGAGTTAGGCGTTACCATGCACCGTAAAGAGTATCAAACAACATTTGGTGACAAGAAGTTTTTTATAGGTCATGGAGATGGTCTTGGTCCTGGAGATAGAGGGTACAAATTCATAAAGAAAGTATTTCGAAACAAGTTTTGTCAATGGTGCTTTGCCAGATTACATCCAAACTTTGGAATTGGTTTAGCTAATTTTTCCTCAAGAAAGAGTAGGGCAGCTACCGGTCAAAAAGATGATAAGTTCTATGGAGATAAAGAAATGCTTACCCAGTTCTCTAAATCTGTACTTGAAAATGAACACTTTGATTACTTTGTCTTTGGTCACCGTCATTATCCAATGGAAATTGATTTGAACGAAAAATCAAAGTACATTAATCTGGGAGACTGGATAAATCACTTTACTTATGCCATTTTTGATGGTGAAAAGTTAAGTCTTGAGAAGTTTGATTCTTAG
- a CDS encoding TlpA family protein disulfide reductase: protein MLKQIALLLFIGCTISTSAQETINTDPVGGVYITGQFVGAANQTIYLGNQNMGGVRQPFYSVKADSTGQFKLSYQIPFADYYFLKFENGQILHMILHGNDTLKIYGDVRNVLDISNFIYSEESEAMNQFVSEHAKFKRFQDSLSYVVRVDPLKADEVNAYFQPIAEGFYAKRNKFINTYSNSGAVVVTLNAIDQEKEWTLYTTVVDLLGKSYGSSPTVQNIINQTEARKKELEARKFLEPGNLAKEIALPNTEGDTMRLSDLKGKVVLIDFWASWCRPCRGENPNVVKMYKKYKDDGFTVFSVSMDNSAEKWKAAIEQDGLVWPNHVSDLKGWQCAAGIDYLVKSIPFTVLIDKEGKIIGTNIRGEALQTHLKAIFGH, encoded by the coding sequence ATGTTAAAACAGATAGCGCTATTACTTTTTATTGGATGTACAATTTCAACTTCTGCTCAGGAAACCATAAATACTGATCCTGTAGGTGGAGTTTATATTACAGGACAATTTGTAGGAGCTGCAAATCAAACAATTTACCTGGGAAATCAGAATATGGGAGGCGTAAGACAGCCTTTTTATTCGGTTAAAGCAGATTCTACTGGTCAATTCAAATTGAGCTATCAGATTCCGTTTGCGGATTATTACTTTTTAAAATTTGAAAATGGGCAGATATTGCACATGATTCTACACGGTAATGACACGCTAAAAATTTATGGTGATGTTAGAAATGTATTGGACATTTCAAATTTCATTTATTCAGAAGAATCTGAAGCCATGAACCAGTTTGTTTCAGAACACGCCAAGTTCAAAAGATTTCAGGATTCATTGTCATATGTAGTAAGGGTTGATCCTCTAAAGGCTGATGAAGTGAATGCTTATTTTCAACCTATTGCAGAAGGATTTTATGCCAAGAGAAACAAGTTCATCAATACTTATAGTAATTCAGGGGCGGTTGTTGTAACGCTTAATGCTATTGATCAGGAAAAAGAATGGACACTCTATACAACGGTTGTTGATTTGTTAGGAAAATCTTATGGATCATCCCCAACGGTTCAAAATATTATCAACCAAACGGAAGCTAGAAAGAAAGAACTTGAAGCCAGAAAATTTTTAGAACCGGGAAATTTAGCTAAAGAAATTGCTTTGCCAAATACTGAGGGTGATACAATGAGATTATCAGACTTAAAAGGAAAGGTAGTTTTAATTGACTTCTGGGCATCATGGTGTCGTCCTTGTAGAGGAGAAAATCCAAATGTTGTTAAGATGTACAAAAAGTACAAAGATGACGGTTTTACAGTTTTTTCAGTAAGTATGGATAACAGTGCTGAAAAATGGAAGGCTGCCATTGAGCAAGACGGTTTAGTTTGGCCAAATCATGTAAGTGACCTTAAAGGTTGGCAGTGCGCTGCAGGTATTGATTATTTAGTAAAGAGTATTCCTTTCACAGTTTTGATTGATAAGGAAGGAAAAATAATCGGGACCAATATTAGGGGAGAAGCCCTACAAACTCATTTAAAAGCTATCTTTGGGCATTAA
- a CDS encoding purine-nucleoside phosphorylase, translating to MLKKIIQTVEYIQSECPFQPEIGIVLGTGLGRLGEEIEVKYTLNYSDIPNFPVSTVESHSGRLLFGELGGKKVIAMQGRFHYYEGYSMQEVTFPIRVMKMMGIKKLFLSNASGGVNPDYTIGEIMIIKDHINLFPSNPLIGPNLDELGDRFPDMSEAYNQKMIDLALSIAKEKNIKVSTGVYAGLTGPTLETPAEYKYIRVIGADAVGMSTIPEVIVARHMGIPCFAISIITDLGVEGKIKKVTVEDVIAVANEKEPFMTAIMKELISKI from the coding sequence ATGTTAAAGAAAATAATCCAGACAGTTGAGTATATCCAATCTGAGTGTCCATTTCAGCCTGAAATAGGTATTGTTTTAGGTACAGGACTTGGAAGATTAGGAGAAGAAATAGAGGTGAAGTATACCTTGAATTACTCGGATATTCCAAATTTCCCAGTATCTACAGTTGAATCACATTCAGGTAGATTGTTGTTTGGAGAATTAGGTGGTAAAAAAGTAATAGCCATGCAAGGTCGTTTTCATTATTATGAAGGTTACTCAATGCAAGAAGTTACTTTCCCTATCCGAGTAATGAAAATGATGGGAATTAAAAAGTTGTTCCTTTCAAATGCTTCAGGAGGTGTTAACCCTGATTATACAATCGGTGAAATAATGATCATCAAAGATCACATCAACCTATTTCCTTCAAATCCCTTAATAGGACCAAATTTGGATGAATTAGGAGATCGTTTTCCGGATATGAGTGAGGCCTATAACCAAAAGATGATTGATTTGGCTTTAAGTATTGCCAAAGAAAAAAATATCAAGGTTTCAACTGGAGTTTATGCAGGTTTAACCGGACCAACTTTGGAGACACCGGCTGAATATAAATACATCAGAGTAATAGGTGCGGATGCTGTTGGAATGTCTACAATTCCTGAAGTTATTGTTGCCAGACATATGGGGATTCCATGTTTTGCAATTTCAATTATTACAGATTTAGGAGTAGAAGGGAAAATTAAAAAGGTTACTGTTGAAGATGTAATTGCAGTAGCAAATGAAAAAGAGCCGTTCATGACGGCAATAATGAAAGAACTGATCAGTAAAATTTAG
- a CDS encoding ArnT family glycosyltransferase, with amino-acid sequence MNSFFTVQNKWFMVSLITLLLLVYLGFNGIIELRNEEPRRAIVAIEMLESGDYLIPHIYGETYYNKPPLFNWLLAGSFKIFGTGEWAVRFPGVISLLLIGFLFWKITVNQINEKYRHLLPFAILTIADLLYFGSVNAGEIDLFYSLIVCLQAYSIFYFHQKNQLYWLFVVSYIFCAIGLLTKGIPSLAFQALTLLVFFIANKEFKKLFSIQHLIGILSLVIIVGSYMYYYSLHEDLPAFLSQQFKEASQRTGNESSIGKLLLHLVQFPVFIFEKMFPWSLLGILFINKNVRVSVWNNKLLRFAILFVAANIVLYWLSPDIRVRYVYMFFPFIILIILGGLAEMDANSKLVKWPQYIFNAGIGLSGLGMIAIPFILDISTVSVIVLAILFGLILIFLWYLSLKQFTHVSFYWILVIGMLVGRLGYNVIILPQMSQLNPELKYADTMYEMTELIGDQPIYYTGEKQVVEPNIKLFGKTLYDDKFYIPIDMPFQIPYYYAHQTGRVMKYQKEPIDPNAYYLMYERDLWMYPIEKEIVYSFECNTNHLEMVLFKISG; translated from the coding sequence ATGAATAGCTTTTTCACCGTTCAAAACAAATGGTTCATGGTGTCTTTAATCACCTTGCTACTGCTAGTTTACCTAGGATTTAACGGTATAATTGAATTAAGAAATGAAGAACCCAGAAGAGCTATTGTAGCCATAGAAATGTTGGAATCAGGCGACTATTTAATTCCGCATATTTATGGTGAAACATATTACAACAAACCTCCACTATTTAACTGGCTTTTGGCTGGTTCATTTAAGATTTTTGGAACAGGAGAATGGGCGGTAAGATTTCCGGGAGTGATTTCTTTACTTTTAATTGGATTTTTGTTTTGGAAGATCACAGTAAATCAAATAAATGAAAAGTACAGACATCTATTGCCTTTTGCTATTCTTACTATAGCTGACCTCCTTTATTTTGGTTCAGTAAATGCCGGAGAAATCGACTTATTCTATTCCCTAATTGTTTGTTTACAAGCATACAGTATTTTTTACTTTCATCAAAAAAATCAACTGTATTGGTTATTTGTTGTTTCTTACATTTTTTGTGCAATTGGTTTACTCACCAAAGGAATACCTTCATTGGCATTTCAAGCACTGACCCTATTGGTGTTTTTTATTGCTAACAAGGAATTTAAGAAGTTATTCAGCATCCAACATCTTATTGGAATTTTAAGCTTGGTCATTATTGTTGGAAGCTATATGTATTACTACTCTTTGCATGAAGATTTACCCGCATTTTTATCTCAGCAGTTTAAGGAAGCTTCTCAAAGAACCGGAAACGAAAGTTCAATTGGTAAATTACTGCTCCATTTAGTTCAATTCCCTGTTTTTATTTTTGAAAAGATGTTCCCCTGGTCATTACTTGGAATATTATTCATCAATAAAAATGTACGTGTATCTGTTTGGAATAATAAACTATTGAGATTTGCTATTTTGTTCGTTGCTGCAAACATAGTATTGTATTGGCTTTCACCTGACATTAGGGTGAGATATGTATACATGTTTTTTCCATTTATAATTCTAATAATTCTAGGAGGATTAGCTGAAATGGATGCCAATAGTAAGTTGGTTAAATGGCCACAGTACATTTTTAATGCAGGAATTGGGTTAAGCGGGTTGGGGATGATTGCAATTCCGTTTATTTTAGATATTTCTACTGTTTCTGTAATTGTTTTAGCTATACTGTTTGGATTAATATTGATTTTCCTCTGGTATTTATCCTTAAAGCAGTTTACGCATGTTTCATTTTATTGGATTTTGGTGATAGGAATGTTAGTGGGCAGATTGGGATACAATGTGATTATTTTACCACAAATGTCTCAACTTAATCCCGAATTAAAATATGCTGACACAATGTATGAAATGACAGAACTAATTGGAGATCAACCAATCTATTACACCGGCGAAAAGCAAGTGGTTGAGCCCAATATCAAATTATTTGGAAAAACTTTATACGACGACAAGTTCTACATTCCGATTGACATGCCCTTTCAAATCCCTTATTACTATGCGCATCAAACAGGCAGAGTAATGAAATATCAAAAAGAACCAATAGATCCTAATGCATATTATTTAATGTACGAAAGGGATTTATGGATGTATCCAATTGAAAAAGAAATTGTTTACAGTTTTGAATGTAATACTAACCATTTAGAAATGGTACTTTTTAAAATATCAGGATAA
- the gatB gene encoding Asp-tRNA(Asn)/Glu-tRNA(Gln) amidotransferase subunit GatB, which yields MELSKEIRDKYKAVIGLEVHAQMLTKSKAYSDDINEYGSAPNTNVSVITLGHPGTLPKMNKKTIDYAIKMGIACGCDIAEEQHFARKNYFYPDLPKGYQITQDTTPICTGGSVLIKDESGNEKLIGLTRIHMEEDAGKSIHDIDPFNTLIDLNRAGVPLIEIVSEPDIESSQEAYNYLTEVRKLVRYLDICDGNMEEGSLRCDANVSVMLKDATEFGTKVEVKNMNSIRNVQRAIEFEISRQIAAVEAGEKVYQETRNFNALSGETTAMRTKEAAMDYRYFPEPDLQPIKVTQEHVDSIAAEMPPLPNALFKKYTKELGLSDYDAQILTDLKEIALYFEDIIEHTNNYKAAANWLMGDVKSYLNEKAISIKEFPISAERIADLIKLIDSGKVSNNLASQKLFPAMLTEEGTAEDIASKNDWIQDSNEDSIKDMIRAVFQENPSEYERFKAGEKKLMGFLMGQLMKKSQGKADPKSASKLINELVDE from the coding sequence ATGGAACTGAGCAAAGAAATTAGAGATAAATACAAAGCTGTTATCGGTTTAGAAGTGCATGCGCAAATGCTCACTAAATCAAAGGCTTATTCAGATGATATTAACGAGTACGGATCTGCTCCAAATACCAATGTTAGCGTTATTACTTTAGGTCATCCGGGTACTTTGCCTAAGATGAATAAAAAGACCATTGATTACGCTATCAAAATGGGGATTGCATGTGGTTGCGATATTGCAGAAGAGCAACATTTTGCGCGTAAAAATTATTTTTATCCGGATCTACCTAAAGGATATCAAATTACGCAGGATACAACGCCAATTTGTACAGGTGGAAGCGTTCTAATAAAAGATGAATCAGGTAATGAAAAATTGATTGGATTAACCCGTATTCACATGGAAGAGGATGCAGGGAAAAGTATCCATGATATTGATCCGTTCAATACTTTGATTGATTTAAATAGAGCAGGAGTTCCACTTATTGAGATAGTTTCTGAACCTGATATTGAATCATCACAAGAAGCTTATAATTACTTGACTGAAGTAAGAAAATTAGTGAGATACCTAGATATTTGTGATGGAAATATGGAGGAAGGATCTTTGCGTTGTGATGCCAATGTTTCGGTGATGTTGAAAGATGCAACTGAATTTGGAACCAAAGTAGAGGTGAAAAATATGAACTCAATTAGAAATGTACAACGTGCAATTGAGTTTGAAATTTCCCGTCAAATTGCGGCTGTTGAAGCTGGAGAAAAGGTTTATCAAGAAACTAGAAATTTCAATGCTTTGTCTGGTGAAACTACAGCAATGCGTACCAAGGAAGCTGCAATGGATTACAGGTATTTTCCTGAACCGGATTTGCAACCAATTAAGGTTACGCAAGAGCATGTTGATTCGATAGCAGCAGAAATGCCTCCTTTGCCTAATGCTTTGTTCAAGAAGTATACTAAAGAGTTGGGATTATCTGATTATGACGCTCAAATTTTGACTGATTTAAAGGAGATTGCGCTTTATTTTGAAGATATTATTGAGCATACGAATAATTACAAAGCTGCAGCCAATTGGCTGATGGGAGATGTGAAATCATATTTGAATGAAAAGGCTATTTCAATCAAAGAATTCCCAATTTCAGCAGAAAGAATCGCAGATTTAATCAAATTAATAGATTCTGGTAAGGTTTCAAATAACTTGGCGTCTCAAAAGTTGTTCCCTGCCATGTTAACAGAAGAAGGAACAGCAGAAGATATTGCTTCTAAAAATGACTGGATTCAAGATTCAAACGAAGACAGTATCAAAGACATGATTAGAGCAGTTTTTCAAGAAAATCCTTCTGAATATGAAAGATTTAAAGCAGGAGAAAAGAAGCTGATGGGATTCTTGATGGGACAATTAATGAAAAAAAGTCAGGGAAAGGCAGATCCAAAATCGGCCAGTAAATTGATAAATGAATTAGTAGACGAATGA
- a CDS encoding alpha/beta fold hydrolase: MNKKFSRKGLTENFFENDQHKIHFYEGGEGPTFLIIHGFGADAQITWSQSLYDLMDDHHVIAPDLLWFGKSSSKAKAELDSQVDALFDLLESRKVDKCKIMGISYGGFVSLGMIYKKPDMFEKVVIVDSPGVTYNVNLLDTLCNQQGVAEVTDIFVPTNGDEVNRLLNLGSYKDRKLPKKVKMDTYLFYFDQHHEELKSLLTSLPKEQAKFRENTEINFPPSMVIWGDTDEVFPLSEGQKLAEFMGAKFVTVPKAGHAVNLDNFKGFQKELRVFLSEK, translated from the coding sequence ATGAATAAAAAATTTTCTAGAAAAGGTTTAACAGAAAACTTTTTTGAAAACGATCAACACAAAATTCATTTTTACGAGGGTGGTGAAGGTCCCACATTTTTAATTATTCATGGATTTGGGGCGGATGCTCAGATTACCTGGAGTCAATCATTATATGATTTAATGGATGACCATCACGTAATAGCTCCTGATCTTTTATGGTTTGGTAAAAGTAGTAGCAAAGCTAAAGCAGAATTAGATTCTCAAGTGGATGCCCTTTTTGATTTACTTGAATCAAGAAAAGTAGACAAGTGTAAAATCATGGGGATTTCGTACGGTGGATTTGTTTCATTAGGTATGATCTATAAGAAACCCGACATGTTTGAGAAAGTTGTCATTGTTGATAGCCCGGGAGTTACCTATAATGTCAATTTATTAGATACTCTTTGTAATCAACAAGGTGTTGCTGAAGTAACTGATATTTTTGTACCCACAAATGGAGACGAAGTAAATAGATTGCTAAACCTAGGATCTTATAAGGACAGAAAGCTTCCAAAAAAAGTAAAGATGGACACTTACTTGTTTTACTTTGATCAACACCATGAAGAACTTAAATCCTTATTGACAAGTTTACCTAAGGAACAAGCCAAATTCAGAGAAAATACTGAAATAAACTTTCCTCCAAGTATGGTTATCTGGGGAGATACAGATGAAGTTTTTCCTTTAAGTGAAGGTCAAAAACTGGCTGAGTTTATGGGCGCTAAATTCGTAACTGTTCCTAAAGCAGGACATGCAGTAAACCTTGATAATTTTAAAGGATTCCAAAAAGAGCTTCGCGTATTTTTATCTGAAAAATAA